A window of the Brassica napus cultivar Da-Ae chromosome C5, Da-Ae, whole genome shotgun sequence genome harbors these coding sequences:
- the LOC106365606 gene encoding secretory carrier-associated membrane protein 4, with protein MNRHHDPNPFDEEDEEIVNPFSKGGGRVPAASRPVGFGQSLDATVDIPLDTMTDSSQKQRKLADWEAELRKKEMDIKRREDAIAKSGVQIDDKNWPPFFPIIHHDIANEIPVYAQKLQYLAFASWLGIVLCLVFNVIATMVCWIKGGGVKIFFLATIYALIGCPLSYVVWYRPLYRAMRTDSALKFGWFFFTYLIHIGFCIVAAIAPPIFFQGKSLTGVLAAIDVISDSLLAGIFYFIGFGLFCLESLLSLWVLQKIYLYFRGNK; from the exons ATGAATCGTCACCACGACCCCAACCCTTTcgatgaggaagatgaagaaatcGTCAATCCCTTCTCC AAAGGCGGCGGAAGGGTTCCTGCTGCATCTAGACCAGTTGGATTTGGCCAAAGCCTCGATGCTACTGTTGATATTCCCTTGGATACCATGACT GACTCTTCACAGAAACAAAGAAAGCTTGCTGACTGGGAAGCTGAGCTTAGGAAGAAAGAAATG GATATTAAGCGGAGGGAGGATGCTATTGCTAAAT CTGGTGTTCAAATAGATGATAAAAACTGGCCCCCGTTTTTCCCAATCATACACCATGACATTGCTAATGAGATACCAGTCTATGCACAAAAGCTGCAGTACCTGGCTTTTGCTAGTTGGTTAG GTATTGTTTTGTGTCTGGTATTCAATGTGATTGCAACCATGGTGTGCTGGATTAAAGGCGGAG gtgtaaaaatatttttccttgCCACGATATATGCGTTGATTGGATGTCCACTTTCTTATGTTGTATGGTACAGGCCTCTCTACCGAGCCATGAG GACTGACAGCGCTTTGAAGTTTGGTTGGTTTTTCTTCACTTACTTG ATTCACATTGGTTTCTGCATCGTTGCCGCCATTGCCCCGCCCATCTTTTTCCAGGGGAAGTCTTTAAC GGGTGTGCTTGCAGCAATTGATGTCATCTCAGACAGTTTATTAGCAGGG ATCTTCTACTTTATCGGTTTTGGTCTCTTCTGCTTGGAGTCACTTCTGAGTCTATGGGTTCTTCAG AAAATTTACCTCTACTTTAGGGGGAACAAGTAA
- the LOC106362502 gene encoding glutathione S-transferase T3-like, protein MDPFTINSPGFTLLLASQSSPAMDSGFAEAVGNSPGLVKPVLKRKWSTKEDLVLISGWLNTSKDAIVSNEQKGGSFWKRIEDYFNSSAQLTGSVAREWSQCKQRWGRVNEQVCKFVGSYEAALKEQSSGQNENDVMKASHDIFFNDYHVKFTMEHCWRELRYDQKWKSYSKSRDGAKEKRKENEELMPEEEVMPEEEVRPAGVKAAKASKRKRHGNEAAFDQIESILDARKTISQQKLLDRLLAKNDTDLSPNEISLKNKLISELLD, encoded by the coding sequence ATGGATCCCTTTACCATAAACTCTCCCGGGTTTACTTTGCTCTTAGCTTCGCAGAGCAGTCCAGCAATGGACAGCGGCTTTGCTGAGGCAGTAGGCAACTCTCCCGGGTTAGTGAAACCGGTGCTAAAGAGAAAGTGGTCAACAAAAGAAGACCTAGTGCTCATCAGTGGTTGGCTGAACACGAGCAAGGATGCTATTGTCAGTAACGAGCAGAAGGGAGGATCCTTTTGGAAGAGAATTGAGGACTACTTCAATTCAAGCGCTCAGCTCACTGGCTCCGTTGCTAGAGAGTGGAGTcagtgtaagcagaggtggggaaggGTGAACGAGCAGGTGTGCAAGTTTGTGGGGAGTTATGAGGCGGCTTTGAAGGAGCAATCTAGTGGtcaaaatgagaatgatgtcaTGAAGGCTTCCCATGACATCTTCTTTAATGATTACCATGTGAAGTTCACCATGGAACACTGTTGGAGGGAACTGAGATATGATCAGAAATGGAAGTCATACTCGAAGTCCAGAGATGGCGCaaaggagaaaaggaaggaGAATGAAGAGTTGATGCCTGAGGAAGAGGTGATGCCTGAGGAGGAGGTTAGACCGGCGGGTGTAAAGGCTGCGAAAGCAAGCAAACGCAAGCGGCACGGGAATGAAGCTGCTTTCGATCAAATAGAGAGCATCCTGGATGCGAGAAAGACAATTTCCCAGCAGAAACTCCTTGATCGTCTCCTTGCCAAAAATGACACTGATCTATCTCCAAACGAAATCAGTCTCAAAAACAAACTCATTTCTGAACTGCTTGATTGA